In Psychrobacter ciconiae, the genomic window ACGAGCTGCTTTGGTTTTTAAGCGGCAATACCGATGTCAAATATTTGCAAGAGCGCGGCGTTCGCATTTGGAATGAGTGGGCAACGGCGGCGCAAACGGCAAAATTTAACCGCCGCGAGGGCGATTTAGGACCCATTTACGGTCACCAATGGCGCAATTATGGGGCAACCAAAAACGCTAGTGGCGATTATAATCCTGATGGCATCGACCAAATCAAAGCTGTGGTTGAGCAAATCAAAACCAACCCAAACTCGCGCCGCTTGATTGTCACCGGTTGGAACCCTTGCGAGGCGGATTTGGTCGCGTTGCCGCCGTGTCATACGCTATTTCAGTTTTTTGTTGCCGACGGCAAATTGTCTTGCCAGCTGTATCAGCGCTCGGCAGATTTGTTTTTAGGCGTGCCGTTTAACATTGCAAGTTATGCGCTACTTACGCAAATGGTGGCGCAAGTTTGTGATTTAGACGTTGGCGAATTTATTTGGACAGGCGGCGATTGCCACATTTATCAAAACCATATTGAGCAGGTCAAATTACAGCTGTCGCGCGCTATTTTGCCGCCGCCAACGCTTGAATTAAATCCTGAAATTAAGGATATTTTTGCGTTTAGCTTTGATGATATTGCTTTACAAGATTATGAGTCGCATCCGGCAATCAAAGCAGACGTTGCCATTTAACGCAAAATTTTAGCAAGCTTGGAAAAACAATTTGGAAAAACAATTATGAGCTTTCAAGATATCGAAGTGGCGCAAATTGCAGCGGTCAGTGAAAATCACTGCATCGGTAAAAATAACGACTTGCCGTGGCATATTAAAGCGGATTTGCAGCATTTTAAAAAAATGACGGCGGACAGCGAAAAAACCGGTCAAGACATTCAAGGCATCGTTATCATGGGTCGCAAAACCTTTGAGTCGATGGCATCAAAGCCCCTACCAAAACGCATGAACGTCATTGTCACCACCCAGACAGACTTTGCTGAGGCAAATAATTTAAGCGATTGTCAAAACATTATCGTGGCACAAAGCCTCAATGACGCACTAACAAAGGCAACCGATTTGGCTAAAAAGCTGGACTTGCCGACCGTTTGGGTGATCGGCGGTGAGCGCTTATTTACCGAAGCTTTGGCAGTGACCGACCGTATTGAGCTGACCCACGTGGCGACCACAATTGACAACGGCGATGCGTTTTATCCAACGTTGCCTAATGACTTTAGCGAAAGCCAAAAATCAGCCACCATGCTTGATGACAACAGCGGTCTTCGTTTTCAATCTGTCACCTATCAGCGCCGCTCAAAATAAACCTTTATAAAGTGCTTATTCATGAAGCACTTTATAAATGGTTTTGGCAAGCACAGGACCAATACCATTAACGCCGCAAAGCTCTTGTTCAGACGCGCCAAGCAGCTGCTGAATGCCACCAAAATGGTTGAGCAAGTCGCGGCGGCGCTTTTCACCAAGCCCTGGGATGACCTCAAGCACCGATGATGAGCGGCGCTTGTCGCGTTTTTTGCGGTGCGCGGTGATGGCAAAGCGGTGCGCCTCATCGCGAATGTTCATGATTAAATGCAGCGCTTTACTGTCCATCGGCAGATCAAGCGGCGGATGGTCGATAAAATGCAGCACCTCAAGACCGGCTTTGCGACCCTCACCTTTAGCTACCCCAATCAGCAAGGTATCGTTTAAAATCCCAAAGGACTCCAGCACTTCTTTTGCCATGTTTAGCTGACCTTTACCGCCGTCAATCAGTAGTAAATCCGGCAGTGGCTGCTTTTTATAACGCCGCTCAAGCACCTGCTTCATCGCCGCATAATCATCACCGCCTTGGATACCGTGAATGGCGTATTGGCGATAATCGCGCTTGCGAGCGCCACCTTGGTCAAACACCACGCAGCTGCCAATCGTCGCCTCGCCCATGGTGTGCGAGATATCAAAGCACTCGATGCGGTCAATGGTACGGTCGGTCACGCCTGAGAGCACGTCTTTTAACGCATTAAAGCGCGCGTTCAATTCTAAGTAGTCACCCAATTTGGTTTTTAAGGCGTTATTGGCGTTTAATTGTGCCAAATCGAGCCAGTCAGCGCGCTGCTCGCGGACGCTGGTTTTTATCACTACTTTACTGTCAAAATGCGCGGCTAACGCTTCACTGATTGCCGTTTGGTCAGGCAATTCGTGACTTAAAATAATCTCACTTGGTAAATCATCGGTCACTTGAAAATAAAACGAGCTGATAAATTCCGACAAGTTTTCTGATAGTGGTAAGGTGCTATCGACATCTGGAAAGTAGTTTTTACCGCCCAACACACGACCGCCGCGAACGGTCAACACGTTCACGCAAGTGATTCCGGCTTGACTGGTAATGGCAATGACGTCCGCCTCCCCTTGAACGGTATAAACCGCTTGCCGAGCTTGAACCTCGCGCAGCATGGAAAGTTGGTCGCGATAAAACACCGCCTTTTCAAAATCAAGCGCTTCAGCAGCCGCTTCCATTTTTTCAATCAGCGCGTTATGAATGTCGCTTGAGTCGCCTTTTAAAAAGCGAATGGTGTTGTTTACGTCCTCGTTATATTCTTCGGGGCTGACAAAGCCCACGCAAGGCGCGCGGCAGCGTTTGATTTGGTACTCAAGGCAAGGTCGCTTGCGGGCACGGAAAAAAGTGTTACTGCATTGGCGCATTTGAAACATTTTTTGCATCAAAACAAGCGTCTCTTTTGCTGCATGCGCCGAGGGGAACGGTCCAAAAAAGCGCCCTTTTTGATGATTGCCCTTGCCGCGACCAAACGCAAGCCTTGGATAGGGCTTGTCCGCGGAAATAAATACGTAAAGATAGGACTTGTCATCTCGAAGCAAGACGTTATATGGCGGTCTGTGCTCTTTAATCAGATTTTGTTCAAGCAGCAGCGCCTCGGTTTCGCTTCGAGTGATGATGGTTTCGATGTCATGAATCCGCGCCACCAGTGCCCGCGTTTTTGGGTGGTCGATGGTTTTGGCAAAATAGCTGTTGACGCGGCTTTTTAGCGATTTGGCTTTACCAACGTACAAAATATCGCCGTTTTTACCGAGCATTTTATAAACACCGGGCAAATTAGGCAGCCGCTTGATTAAATGCTTCAGCCGTTTTTGAGTGTCATTGTCTAAGATGTCATCGACCATAATTATTGCGCTCGCCATTGCTTGAGCTTTATTAATAAGGCTTATCAGAGCAAATTACAAGCTTGTTGTAGCGGCATGGGTTTGCTAAATGAGGGTAATGATTTGCCATTTGACATAAAAAAGCCAGCATGATGCTGGCTTTAATAATACATTTCAATCAGTGGCGAAACTCTGCCATCAATGCCGGAATGCCAGGCAACATGCCAACCATTGCCATCACGGCGGTGAGAACTACAAACATCACCCCAGGAATGACCCAGCGGCTCATTTTACTGAGCGCTGCGCTGCGCTCTTTTGAGCCAATCAGCCCCAGATTATCCAGAAGCATGGTCAGCGACCAACCGAAAGCGGGGTTTACCAGTGCTGACGCAAACACCACAATCGCGGCTGACTGCGTGGTTTTGCCTTCACGAGTCATCTCCATTCCTGCCTCTAGCAGCGGAATAAATACCCCAACCACCAGCGCCACACACATCACCGGCTCCCAGATTGCCAAATCCATCGGGTAGCCCCAAACACCGGCAATAATACAAAACAGCGCCGTCAAAATCGCACCTGCCGGAATCGGACGCTTAGCAATCGCTGCCGGAACAATATAAGTGCCCCATGAAGAGCTGAAGTTTGCGCCGCCTAACACGGACCCTGCAACCTGCCGAAACGAGGCGCTGACCATCGTGTCATCAATGTTCATCAGCACTTTTTCGCTACGTTTTGGGTAGCTTATTTTTTGAAACACTTGGTGACCTAAAAAATCAGGCGACCACATGGCAACCGCAAGAACCGCAAAGGGCAGCACCACGATAAAGCTTTCAAGCGTTGGCAGCCCAAGCATCCAGCCAGAATTTTCACCCCACCAATACATCGGACTCATGTGCGGCAGCCCCGGCGCGGTTTTAAACTCAAACGGCGCGCCCATCAAAAACGCCACCCCGCCACCAAGCAGGCAACTAAGCGGCACGGCAAGCCAGCGCTTTTGAAAGTTCTCTAGCACCGCGTACAAAATAATGGTCATTAAAATCACCACAAAAGCAATGTGGCTCATGCCAATACCCTCTGCCCAAGCAAACAAGCTTTTCACCTGTGAGGTTGTACCAATAAAACCAAGGTAAAGCAGCAAGCCGCCACAAACACCCTTACTGGTCAACTCAGCAAGCAAGCTTCCTCCTTTACTGATAGCAAGCAGCAGCCCAAACGCCCCAATCAACAGTCCAAATGCCATCGGATGACCGCCTGCCACCACCACAATCGGAATCAATGGAATCAGTGGACCATGCGTTCCGGCAAGGTTGGCTGTCGGCAGTAAAAACCCTGAAAATAAAACCACAAAAAATGAAACGATAAGCAGCTCGTAGCGCACGTTTTCTAAGACAAACGCTTCGCCAAGTCCTAAGGGCGCGGCGAAAGTCGCGGCTATCGCCCCAACCATCACCACCTTACCGATGGTTGCCGCCATCGCCGGAATCGTATCTTCATATTCAAAGCGATAATCACGAAACGGCAAGTTCATACGCCAACGTTTAGGCTGCATGATTTGCAACTCATGGTTTAAATAGTCATCGCGGCTGTCAAAGCTTGAACTTGGTTGGTGTAGCTCTTGATAACTCTTGCCTTTATCAGGCTCATTTGGGGAACTATTTTTGCTGGCGATATCATCAAGGATATCTTGGCGGGCAGGGTCTTTTGAGATAAAAGCCGTCTTGGCGCTTGAGCTCATCACATCTCCTTATGCAGAGTTAAAGGGCAAGCACTTTTGGCTTTTAGCGACAAAAAATGCTGCACGTCATAAACTTGCAGCTATTGTAAACTATCGTTTTGTAAATTGCGATTTTAAATCACTAAAAAGATATGGTTTGTATCAATACTTGACCCTTATTTTCAGTCCTACGGGTCGTTTTTTCACCCAAGCAATAAATTTTTGCATGTCACTATGCTCACGAATCCGCTCAATAGTATGATAATAGTCAGCAAGCTCGTAATTAGAAAAGACGCGGTGAATTTGACTGTGGCACGGCCGGCAAAGCATGGCAATGTCGGATTTCATTTCATCGCGGCTAAACTTGCGGCGCGACCGTGATTTATTGTGCCGCGATTGCGGAATTAGATGATGCCGCGTCAAACTCATGGCACGCTCACAAAGCTCACACTGCCCGATTTTATCTTTCTGCGGTCTTAACAATGCGGGCGCAAACGGCTGCTGATTACCCATAACTTTTTTCCTAACTTTAATTTATAATTAAAAGGTAAAAAACAAATCGCTACCAATCAAGAGCATAATAACCCTAAGCTTGTAACGTTTGATGTCAGGCAATTGGTTACGCTTTACGACTGGCAGACCGCGACAACTTTAATTATGATAGTCCCTTTTATTTCTTATATTACGCTTGTCCAACCACGTTGGCATCAGGATAGGTTATGAGTTTGCTACCCAAAAATTTTGATAACTTCAAGCGCAAAGCCAAAAAAAACATCATGCCGCTACTCACGCCGCATCTATTTAAGCTTCGGGTAAACACCTACCCGCCGTATGTCGGCGCAGGGATTAAAGTAGATCACATTGACCTTGACCAAGGACTTTGTGTGTCGAGCCTAAATTTGACCGCGCTTAATAAAAACGCCGTTGGCACTCAATTTGGTGGCAGTTTATACGCCATGGTCGACCCGTTTTACATGCTTATTTTGATGCACCAACTGGGCAGCAGTTACGTGGTTTGGGACAAAAGCGCCCAAATTGATTTTATTAAACCGGCAAAA contains:
- a CDS encoding thymidylate synthase; protein product: MITTTNEAAYLELLQLVLSQGHQKGDRTGTGTLSHFGAQLRFDLATGFPLITTKKVHFKSVVHELLWFLSGNTDVKYLQERGVRIWNEWATAAQTAKFNRREGDLGPIYGHQWRNYGATKNASGDYNPDGIDQIKAVVEQIKTNPNSRRLIVTGWNPCEADLVALPPCHTLFQFFVADGKLSCQLYQRSADLFLGVPFNIASYALLTQMVAQVCDLDVGEFIWTGGDCHIYQNHIEQVKLQLSRAILPPPTLELNPEIKDIFAFSFDDIALQDYESHPAIKADVAI
- a CDS encoding dihydrofolate reductase, translating into MSFQDIEVAQIAAVSENHCIGKNNDLPWHIKADLQHFKKMTADSEKTGQDIQGIVIMGRKTFESMASKPLPKRMNVIVTTQTDFAEANNLSDCQNIIVAQSLNDALTKATDLAKKLDLPTVWVIGGERLFTEALAVTDRIELTHVATTIDNGDAFYPTLPNDFSESQKSATMLDDNSGLRFQSVTYQRRSK
- the uvrC gene encoding excinuclease ABC subunit UvrC, which encodes MVDDILDNDTQKRLKHLIKRLPNLPGVYKMLGKNGDILYVGKAKSLKSRVNSYFAKTIDHPKTRALVARIHDIETIITRSETEALLLEQNLIKEHRPPYNVLLRDDKSYLYVFISADKPYPRLAFGRGKGNHQKGRFFGPFPSAHAAKETLVLMQKMFQMRQCSNTFFRARKRPCLEYQIKRCRAPCVGFVSPEEYNEDVNNTIRFLKGDSSDIHNALIEKMEAAAEALDFEKAVFYRDQLSMLREVQARQAVYTVQGEADVIAITSQAGITCVNVLTVRGGRVLGGKNYFPDVDSTLPLSENLSEFISSFYFQVTDDLPSEIILSHELPDQTAISEALAAHFDSKVVIKTSVREQRADWLDLAQLNANNALKTKLGDYLELNARFNALKDVLSGVTDRTIDRIECFDISHTMGEATIGSCVVFDQGGARKRDYRQYAIHGIQGGDDYAAMKQVLERRYKKQPLPDLLLIDGGKGQLNMAKEVLESFGILNDTLLIGVAKGEGRKAGLEVLHFIDHPPLDLPMDSKALHLIMNIRDEAHRFAITAHRKKRDKRRSSSVLEVIPGLGEKRRRDLLNHFGGIQQLLGASEQELCGVNGIGPVLAKTIYKVLHE
- a CDS encoding DUF3360 family protein; the protein is MSSSAKTAFISKDPARQDILDDIASKNSSPNEPDKGKSYQELHQPSSSFDSRDDYLNHELQIMQPKRWRMNLPFRDYRFEYEDTIPAMAATIGKVVMVGAIAATFAAPLGLGEAFVLENVRYELLIVSFFVVLFSGFLLPTANLAGTHGPLIPLIPIVVVAGGHPMAFGLLIGAFGLLLAISKGGSLLAELTSKGVCGGLLLYLGFIGTTSQVKSLFAWAEGIGMSHIAFVVILMTIILYAVLENFQKRWLAVPLSCLLGGGVAFLMGAPFEFKTAPGLPHMSPMYWWGENSGWMLGLPTLESFIVVLPFAVLAVAMWSPDFLGHQVFQKISYPKRSEKVLMNIDDTMVSASFRQVAGSVLGGANFSSSWGTYIVPAAIAKRPIPAGAILTALFCIIAGVWGYPMDLAIWEPVMCVALVVGVFIPLLEAGMEMTREGKTTQSAAIVVFASALVNPAFGWSLTMLLDNLGLIGSKERSAALSKMSRWVIPGVMFVVLTAVMAMVGMLPGIPALMAEFRH
- a CDS encoding HNH endonuclease, producing the protein MGNQQPFAPALLRPQKDKIGQCELCERAMSLTRHHLIPQSRHNKSRSRRKFSRDEMKSDIAMLCRPCHSQIHRVFSNYELADYYHTIERIREHSDMQKFIAWVKKRPVGLKIRVKY
- a CDS encoding DUF4442 domain-containing protein, whose product is MSLLPKNFDNFKRKAKKNIMPLLTPHLFKLRVNTYPPYVGAGIKVDHIDLDQGLCVSSLNLTALNKNAVGTQFGGSLYAMVDPFYMLILMHQLGSSYVVWDKSAQIDFIKPAKSRVTAKMKIPSSELTLIQELAKNGDPVFREYQTDIVDDKQKVIASVTKTVYIRLRKFSNSKDQSSAVYPKQTD